One region of Budorcas taxicolor isolate Tak-1 chromosome 3, Takin1.1, whole genome shotgun sequence genomic DNA includes:
- the PSRC1 gene encoding proline/serine-rich coiled-coil protein 1 — MEDLEEDVKFIADETLDFGGLSPSDSREEEDVAVLVTPEKPLRRGLSHRSDPNAVAPTPPGLRLSLGPLSPEKLEEILHEANRLAAQLEQCALQERENTGEGSGPRRVKPSPRRETFVLKDSPVRDLLPTVSSLARSTPSPSSLTPRLRSSDRKGSVRVLRATSGKKPSSVKRESPTCNLFPASKSPASSPLARSTPPVRAKAGPSGRATASEKTWAVKLWAWQQDATRQPECPIQQRRPSFRFPVSSERTSKTKCSRAQSSCFSATKSSHLWCWSQQSAASQESCCPRTYQVKRSGPQARIQ, encoded by the exons ATGGAAGATTTAGAAGAAG ACGTAAAGTTTATAGCGGATGAGACCTTGGACTTTGGGGGGCTGTCACCATCAGACAG TCGAGAGGAAGAAGATGTAGCAGTGTTGGTGACTCCGGAGAAACCCCTCCGACGAGGCCTCTCCCATCGAAGTGACCCAAATGCAGTGGCCCCCACCCCCCCGGGTCTGAGGCTCAGCTTAGGCCCCCTCAGTCCAGAGAAGCTGGAAGAAATCCTCCATGAAGCCAACCGGCTGGCAGCTCAGCTGGAGCAGTGTGCCCTGCAGGAGCGGGAGAACACAGGCGAGGGCTCAGGGCCTCGAAGGGTGAAGCCCAGCCCTCGGCGGGAGACCTTTGTGCTCAAGGACAGTCCTGTCCGAGACCTGCTGCCCACCGTGAGCTCTTTGGCTCGGAGCACCCCCTCTCCAAGCAGCCTGACACCCCGACTCCGGAGCAGCGATAGGAAGGGGTCCGTCAGGGTTCTTCGAGCAACATCTGGAAAGAAGCCCTCCAGCGTGAAGAGG GAGTCGCCCACGTGCAATCTGTTCCCTGCCTCCAAAAGCCCAGCGTCTTCCCCTCTTGCCCGATCAACTCCTCCGGTCCGGGCAAAAGCCGGGCCCAGTGGGAGAGCGACAGCAAGTGAGAAGACCTGGGCAGTGAagctgtgg GCCTGGCAACAGGATGCCACTCGCCAGCCGGAGTGTCCCATCCAGCAAAGGCGCCCCTCCTTCAGATTCCCTGTCAGCTCGGAAAGGACTTCCAAGACCAAGTGCAGCAGGGCACAGAG TTCCTGTTTCTCAGCGACCAAATCTTCCCATCTCTGGTGCTGGTCGCAGCAATCTGCAGCCTCCCAGGAAAGTTGCTGTCCCAGGACCTACCAG GTAAAGAGATCAGGACCGCAAGCAAGAATTCAGTAG